GCGGGCCCAGCGCTCGGGGCGCGGGCGGGTGCGGCGGCGCAGCGGGGCGCGGGCTTCGAGTAGCAGCAGGGCCAGCGCCAGCGCCCCCAGCGCGGGGGCCGCCCAAAGGTCGAAGCGCTTAAGTAGCTTGGCGGGGGGGGCAGGCATGGGTAGGAGAATTACTGACTGGTGAAACAGCCGACGGGCCGTAGGGTTGGGGCGAGCCGGCGTGGCGCGTAGCTTGCGCCTGATTTTTTAGCTCCCACCCTACCCCCCTTTTTCATGTGCACCGCTACCCGCTCGCTATTGCTACTTGCTGCCTTGGGCCTCGCCGGCCCGGCCGCCTTTGCCCAAAAAACCTTGCTGCACTGCGGCCGCTTGCTCGATGTGCGCGCCGGCCGCGTGCTCACTCAGCAAACTATTGTGGTGGAGGGTGGTCGCATCACGGCCGTGCAGAGCGGCTACGCCACGGCTGGTGGGCCGCAGGACCAGGTGATTAACCTCGAAAACCAGACCGTGCTGCCCGGCCTCATCGACTGCCACGTGCACCTGGAATCCACGCCGAGCCGCAATAGCTTTCGGGAACAATTTACCCTTAACCCCGCCGACGTAGCCTATCGCGCCCAGGCCAACGCCCTGACGACGCTGCGGGCCGGCTTCACCACGGTACGCGACTGCGGGGGCTCGGGCGTGAACACGGCCCTGCGCAAGGCCGTAGCCCAGGGCCTGGCGCCGGGGCCGCGCATCTACTCGGCGGGCACGGCTATTTCGAGCACCGGCGGGCACATGGACCCCACCGACGGCCTCAGCGATTACATGATGGAGAAGCTCAACCCCGGCCCCGCCGAGGGGGTAGCCAACGGCCCCGACCAGTGCCGCCAGGCCGTGCGCGAGCAGTTTCGGCGCGGCGTAGACCTCATCAAAATCGCCAGCACCGGCGGCGTGCTCGACCTGAGCAAGGATGGTAGTGGCGCACAGTATTCGGAGGAAGAAATCCGGGCCATCGTGCAAACGGCTCGCGACCTGGGCCTGCCCGTGGCCTGCCACGCCCACGGCGCGGAGGGCATCA
The genomic region above belongs to Hymenobacter psoromatis and contains:
- a CDS encoding amidohydrolase family protein, whose protein sequence is MCTATRSLLLLAALGLAGPAAFAQKTLLHCGRLLDVRAGRVLTQQTIVVEGGRITAVQSGYATAGGPQDQVINLENQTVLPGLIDCHVHLESTPSRNSFREQFTLNPADVAYRAQANALTTLRAGFTTVRDCGGSGVNTALRKAVAQGLAPGPRIYSAGTAISSTGGHMDPTDGLSDYMMEKLNPGPAEGVANGPDQCRQAVREQFRRGVDLIKIASTGGVLDLSKDGSGAQYSEEEIRAIVQTARDLGLPVACHAHGAEGIKRAVRAGVTSIEHGSLMDAEAMQLMVKNRTWYVPTIIAGKSVADTTRRHPDYFPPVIAAKALSIGSQIQATFGRAIKQHVRVAFGTDAGVYRHGQNALEFGYMTEAGMSPLDAIRTATLNAAELLGDPQNLGALEAGKYADIVAVEGDPLQDISTLMRPKFVMKEGKVYVGQ